GCTTCTACAAGTTTTTGTGCCCAAGTTTCTTTGCGGCTTGCGTTATCGGCTGCGTCGAGCTCAATGGTCACTATTTTTCCGCCCATGTTTAACACAAACTGCTCGTTTGCTTGGGAGGCCGTGCGGCTACCAGTTTTATCTAAAAAATCGATGCTTGCTGTTGATGCCGAGGCAGTGCGAGCAAATGCGTATGCCCATGTTTCGTTCATGCTGTCGTTTAATTTGTACGCGTCAATTTGTCTGTGCAACAAAGAATTTTCGCCAAACATTTCCATGGCTGCGGTAGACGAAGAAACCAAATATGGTTTTTCTAAGTCGGCTTTGCCGCTTTGTTTTTTAGTTCCTAAAATTAATGTTTTCCATTTTGGAACAGATGCGCTTGCTGCAGAATTGTCAAACTCAACCCACATCCAAGGAAGACGAGAGTGTTGAATTGTATTAAATGATACCATTTTTTACCTCAATAGCTGGGTTTGTTAAGTTATCAAGCTCTCTTAATTTTGTTTCGTTAGTTGTGTACGCTACGTTATATAAAAGAGTTGTTGTTGTTTGATAAAGGTTATGCGAAATGCATTTTCCTTCGCATTCTATGCCAACATACGTGAACAAAAATTCTTTTGTGCTAAAATTTGCAATTTCTGCTTCAATAATTTTAGCAATTGCATGAGTAGGATTTTCTTGCTGCGCTAAAAAATTACTTATAACTGTAATATGCAAGTGGGTTTCGCGCGCATAATTTATGTTGCCAAAAAAATTGACAACCACTTCTTTGGGGCAAAAAATAAAAATAGAATTATTTTCTCCCACCGATTGATATTCTGTTTTAGGATGGGTATAAACTTTATCTAAAGCAATTGTTTTATGAAGCAGTAAGTTGTAAACTGTAGTTATAATTTCGTCACGTCTGTGTGGCATAGTCAGCTTTCTAAAATTTAAACAAAATAATTTTATAAATTTTTAAAAATAAAAATTATTTTGTTGTTAGTACTTTTTTAACAATGTAATTATTAAAATTTTTTTTGTTAATAGTTTAATGATTTTTTTGTTAATAAATTTTTGTTAATTATTTTTAACAATTTTTTAATAATGTTATTTTGTAACGTTATTATATTTTGTTATTTTACAACATTATTAACAAGCATAATTTCCCATATAGAGCCACTCACTTGCGCATACGCAAAACCACACGCAATGGCATTAGGGTCGCTACTGTCTGCGGTTAAATAACCATCTAAATAAAAAACGGGCATACCTGGGTCAACATTTCCAATAACAGGAAATTCAAAACACCCTTGCGTATACGCGCTAATAGGCCATTTGTGTGTTCCGTTAGTAATGGCAACCAAAACCAATTTATTAACATGAAATAGCTCTCCAGCATTTACGTTGCGTGGCGGTTTTGCTAAAATAATATTTCCTGCAGAAATATAGTTGCTAATTTTCATAAAGTTGTTCCTTTAAGGAATACCCACCGCATTTTTTAAGTGCGGTGTTTTTGTGTTGTTAAGTTTTGAGCTAAGGTTATACTTAATTTTATTTAAAATTTAAAAGTAATACAGATGCACGTTATTAATGAATTGAGTTAAAAATCTCCTTTATTGCCATAGATTTATTTTTAGTATTTATAACCGCTTGCCGCAGCTTAAAAAGAAGCATAAACATTTTAAAAAAATTGTGTGGCAAAATTTGCAAAAATGGAGGGGGGGGGGCGTGAAGGGTGAAATTTTAGATGCGAACCGCTGTAGCAGAATGGTTTGAACAACAATTTTTAATTATTTTTTAAACCATTCTTTAATTTTTACGAAAATTTACTTCTATATATTGCTTTTTCTTCAAAATATTCAGGATCTAAATCAATCAAATTCAATAAACGAAGTGCCGCACCGTTTGGATGACTTTTTCCATATTCCCAAGATTCTACTGTTTTTTTTGATACACCCAAAAATTCTGCAAAAATAGCTTGCGAAAAACATAACTTTTCTCTTAATTTACTGATTTCTTTTGCGCTCATATCTTGAACTGGGTGAATTTTAACAATTGTTGTCTTTAGTTTTTTATTTCCTTTTGTATGTTCTAAGGCATCATTTAATCCTGCCATGATTTCATCAAAAAATTTATTTTTTCTTTTTTGTGTTTTCATTTTCAGCCTCCTTTTTGATTTTTAAAACAACTTCACCAATCAAATTTCTTTCAGACTTGGTCAAATTTTCTTTTTCATTCTTTAGAAAAAAAGCAATCGCATAAATGCGTTCTTTTAACTTTATGTCTAAATAAAGCACTCGAATTCCACCACTTTTTCCTTTGCTGCCGTAAGAAACCCTTAACTTTCGCAAGCCATGAGTCCCTTCTATCAGTTCACCATAAAGATACATCCTAAAAAATAGGATATTTCTGTAATTTTTGTAAATTTACATAATACATCAAAATTATTAAAAATTAAAAAAACTTGAAAATTGTAATAATTTGGGTTGCAATGGGTTGGGAGTTATATTTTATGACTAAATCTAGAAAACGTTTACCCTCACAATCAAGTGTTCGTTGGGATGATGACTTGCAGCCACTGGTATTAGAATGGTTGGAAAAAAATCCGGATTGGAACATTTCGCAACTTGCAAACCAAGCTATTCGAAAATTTATTCTTTCACACTATTCCACAATTCCTGTAGAATTAATCTTTCTCGATAAAGAAGAAGGCTCAAAACTGATTGATAAAGTCATACTCGATCACGCAGACGCACTGGAGCGTCTTAAATGAAAAATTTGCAAAAGCAATTTTTAAAAGCGCACAAAAGGCAAAAAGGTAATAAATGAGAATAAGCAGAATATGAGAATACGACTCGAGCGAAAAAATACCTTATTACGTTGGAATTCCTGAGCTAGAAATACATAGCCAAGGCTCAACCCTAGAAGAGGCTTATGAAATGATTAAAGTCGCTTTTGGATTATTACTCGAAGAGCATACAAAAGGAAACGTAACAAAAAATGATCTTAAAATAATTTCAACAAGCGCTGTTATGTTTGATATAGTTACTGATAAAATTAAAGAAGTATCGAGTTTCGCTATTCATCGTAGATTAGCTGGATTGAGATATTAATGTTTTCTTTTATTTAACATGCATCAAAGGCATTAAGCTGTAATGTTCTAAAATTTAATGTAGAAAGAAAATTTATAAATATATCCTCAAAAAATAAAATTATTATAAAAATATATATCTTACATTTAGAAGAAAATTATTGCTTAAAAGTAGTATTACAGTATGGATGAGTCGGCTGCAAATTTTCAGTATTATTACTTCCTCCTTCTCTCCTTCTCACTATATGATCTATACTAATTGAGTTTTTATGTAAGTAACCATTACATATAGAACATTTAATACAACCGTTAAGAGCTCTTGATAAGAAGACATTAGACTTTGTATCACTTGTTGTAAGTAGATTAGCTTGTTGATTATCTGGCTTTAAATAATGAAACTTTTTATTATCAATGATTCTTAAAAACTCGCGGTAAATTAGATAATGAATGGAACTTTATTGATTCAACAATCGTAAAAGCTCATCAGCATTCTGTAAATTCAAAATGCAAAAAGGATGAATGCATTGGTCGAGCTGTTTGTGGCAATTCAAGTAAAATACATATGATTTCAGTTTCTTATGAAAATCCAATAGATTTTATTTTAAGCGAAGGTCAAGCTCATGATTGCAAAATTGGCAATCAACTTATCGATTATGCAATGCTAAAAATTTAATTGCAGACCGTGCCTATAGCAACAAAAAAATAAGAGAAAAATTAGCAGACAAAAAAATTCAAACAATTATTCCTAAAAGAAAAATTCTGTTGATAAAACCAATAATGAGTTTAATATACATTTATATAAAATACGTCATTTAGTTGAAAATTTATATTCTAGATTAAAACAATTTAGAAGCATCGAAACTCGTTACGATAAATGTAAAAATAATTTCGCTTCATTGATTTACATTGGGTGTTCCATCATTTGGAGGAAAATTTGAGAACACTCCCTAGTCTAAGGATGACAAGCTTAATTTTATAAGCGTTCAAGCAAGACATAACTCATAATCATGATCTTTCTTAAAGCAATTATTCTCTCCCACTATCAGTTAATAAACTTAAAATTGACATATTAAAGCTATATCTGACAAAAATACTAATACCTTATGATTTAATTTATTTGCAACTTTATAACATTATAAAACATTGCTATAGCCATTCTAGAATAAGTTGTTTACCAATATATCTGCACTAACTTACTATCTTTTATAATTGTGATTTAACTTTTTATGAATAATTACAGTTTTTAAAAAATTATGAAAAAAATCTAATCTATGGTTCTACCAAATACCATTTAGGCCAAAAGATAAAAATAAACTTTATAATAATTACTATAGTTTAATTAATCATAAGCTATAAAGTCTAATGCTATTTGCACAACTTACTTTTGTTGCTATAAGTTCTATTTTTTAAATTCGGCTTATATCTCGATTTTTCATGATACTCAGTTTCGCCAACTTCAAATACCAAATCTCGATTACGATAAAATTTATCTCATCAATAACGTATTAATTACGTATTTGCGAAAAAATTTTTTGTAACTTGAAATCATTTAAAACAAGATAACTTATGTTTTACTATTGTCATATAATATACTGATTTAAATTTAATGATTATTACTCAATCATAAAGATAATCAATTTTTAATTGTCTTACATCATCAAGTGTAAAAAAGTTTAATAAGAAATATCATCTGGATCATAATTTTTT
This region of Spirobacillus cienkowskii genomic DNA includes:
- a CDS encoding helix-turn-helix domain-containing protein, whose translation is MKTQKRKNKFFDEIMAGLNDALEHTKGNKKLKTTIVKIHPVQDMSAKEISKLREKLCFSQAIFAEFLGVSKKTVESWEYGKSHPNGAALRLLNLIDLDPEYFEEKAIYRSKFS
- a CDS encoding HNH endonuclease; amino-acid sequence: MHYLIYREFLRIIDNKKFHYLKPDNQQANLLTTSDTKSNVFLSRALNGCIKCSICNGYLHKNSISIDHIVRRREGGSNNTENLQPTHPYCNTTFKQ